The following coding sequences lie in one Hyalangium ruber genomic window:
- a CDS encoding TetR/AcrR family transcriptional regulator: MGRPKEVTDEQIVVAARRCFLKRGAGVSAADIARELGVSHTTLFNRFGSKEGLMIAALGPPAEVPWVAALDAGPDERPIREQLVEHAKVMSAYFQDLQAGLGVLQAAGIEPGKAYGGRKGESAPVQAFRALVEWLRRAQSQGRLSKCDVETLASTLLGALHGWAFTARVCGESTASAAGERYVERFIELLWDGIGVSVRRASS; this comes from the coding sequence ATGGGAAGACCGAAGGAAGTCACGGACGAGCAGATCGTCGTCGCTGCGCGGCGCTGTTTCCTCAAGCGCGGCGCGGGCGTATCAGCTGCCGACATTGCACGTGAGCTCGGTGTGAGCCACACGACGTTGTTCAACCGCTTCGGCTCGAAGGAGGGGCTGATGATCGCCGCCCTTGGGCCGCCCGCGGAGGTTCCCTGGGTGGCTGCGCTCGACGCTGGGCCTGACGAGCGCCCGATCCGCGAGCAGCTCGTTGAACACGCGAAGGTGATGTCCGCCTACTTTCAGGACCTGCAGGCAGGGCTCGGGGTGTTGCAGGCCGCTGGCATCGAGCCAGGAAAGGCCTACGGCGGGCGCAAGGGCGAGTCGGCACCGGTACAGGCGTTCCGTGCGCTCGTTGAGTGGCTGCGGCGTGCTCAGAGCCAGGGACGCCTCTCCAAGTGCGATGTCGAAACCCTGGCCTCGACGCTCCTTGGCGCGCTGCATGGCTGGGCGTTCACCGCGCGCGTCTGCGGCGAATCGACTGCCTCCGCGGCCGGCGAGCGCTATGTCGAGCGCTTCATCGAGCTGCTCTGGGACGGAATTGGAGTAAGCGTTCGCCGCGCCTCGTCGTG